In one window of Phycisphaerales bacterium DNA:
- a CDS encoding S8 family serine peptidase, giving the protein MQPARLTAAAAVLSVCGPLGSTAQADETVTPMADVLIEFVSNPTPADVALVESLGGVVHQVWTVAPGMHASLPAGAEAQLRALDARVVGVEPNGIGQYTTEYDQVWGVRRVGCENTHTGGQRGTGVAVGVMDSGLRHTHEDIADNFVFGYDFSIMSDDFSDPFSHGTHVSGSVAAVANGSNIVGVASEADLYMLKVGTFAPTASGAINALQWALDNGIQVTNSSFTLGDSSLVESAYQNTWDAGIIHFAASGNGGGAPIGVPARYDSVIAVGAIDSRDRRASFSQGGTNLELVAPGVDVYSTTSNRDDSYGNLDGTSMATPHAVGVAALIIGAGIQDTNGNGRINDEVRQFMIDTAIDLGSPGWDGDFGYGLVNAEAALDVLPPCVADFDGDGDLTIFDFLAFQTAFDQGEAQADINGDGDFNIFDFLEFQNLFATGC; this is encoded by the coding sequence ATGCAGCCTGCCCGACTGACCGCCGCCGCGGCCGTGTTGTCCGTGTGTGGCCCTCTGGGCTCGACCGCCCAGGCCGATGAGACCGTGACCCCGATGGCCGACGTGCTCATCGAGTTCGTCAGCAACCCGACCCCCGCCGACGTGGCGCTGGTCGAGTCGCTTGGCGGCGTCGTACACCAGGTCTGGACGGTGGCGCCGGGCATGCACGCGAGCCTGCCCGCCGGGGCCGAGGCTCAGCTGCGTGCGCTCGATGCCCGTGTGGTGGGCGTGGAGCCCAACGGCATCGGCCAGTACACGACCGAGTATGACCAGGTGTGGGGCGTGCGCCGCGTTGGCTGCGAGAACACGCACACCGGCGGACAGCGGGGCACGGGCGTGGCCGTGGGCGTCATGGACTCGGGCCTGCGGCACACCCACGAAGACATCGCCGACAACTTCGTGTTCGGATACGACTTCTCGATCATGAGCGACGATTTCAGCGACCCGTTCAGCCACGGCACGCACGTCAGCGGCAGCGTCGCGGCGGTTGCCAATGGTTCGAACATCGTCGGCGTGGCGTCGGAAGCCGACCTGTACATGCTGAAGGTCGGCACGTTCGCACCGACGGCGTCGGGCGCCATCAACGCGCTGCAGTGGGCGCTGGACAACGGCATCCAGGTCACCAACAGCAGCTTCACGCTGGGCGATTCCTCGCTCGTTGAATCGGCGTATCAGAACACCTGGGACGCGGGCATCATCCACTTTGCGGCGTCGGGCAACGGCGGGGGCGCGCCCATCGGCGTGCCCGCACGCTACGACAGCGTGATCGCCGTGGGCGCCATCGACAGCCGCGATCGTCGTGCGAGCTTCTCGCAGGGTGGGACGAACCTCGAACTGGTGGCGCCGGGCGTGGACGTCTACTCCACGACCTCCAACCGCGATGACTCGTACGGCAACCTCGACGGCACGTCCATGGCCACGCCCCACGCCGTTGGCGTGGCGGCGTTGATCATCGGCGCTGGCATCCAGGACACCAACGGCAACGGGCGCATCAACGACGAGGTCCGCCAGTTCATGATCGATACGGCCATCGACCTGGGCAGCCCGGGCTGGGACGGCGACTTCGGCTATGGCCTGGTGAATGCCGAGGCGGCGCTGGACGTGCTGCCTCCGTGCGTGGCCGACTTCGACGGCGATGGCGACCTGACCATCTTCGACTTCCTGGCGTTCCAGACCGCGTTCGACCAGGGCGAGGCCCAGGCGGACATCAACGGCGACGGCGACTTCAACATCTTTGACTTCCTGGAGTTTCAGAACCTGTTCGCCACCGGCTGCTGA
- the dprA gene encoding DNA-processing protein DprA, whose translation MSVVGTPRTTPAESRPSARAILALTLVPELGPRRIRRLVSIMGGPEAALTASMAQLAAVPSVGDALARKLAAGLKTARAEVEQRYEHALEAGVQLLPFDHPDYPPQLAGDEHAPALLYVRGSVEALQRAGVGLVGARKCSAYGIDQAGRFAGVLAQGGWSIVSGGARGIDTAAHHAALRCGGVTVAVLGCGLDHAYPAENAELFEQITERGGAVVSELPMHCRPEAKNFPARNRIIAGLSRGIVVIEAGAKSGALITARLAGEMGREVMAVPGRVDVESSRGCHALIRDGVTLVATPADVEEALGSLRDRQYPAPDLFGASSEEEVAPEGTGRDRTPNNMEDRVLDALAEALTLDQLCERVDLPPEQVRAVVTLLEIRRRIRREGLRLVRNR comes from the coding sequence ATGTCCGTAGTCGGCACGCCCAGGACGACGCCCGCCGAGAGCCGGCCCTCGGCCCGGGCGATCCTCGCGCTCACGCTGGTGCCCGAGCTGGGCCCCCGGCGGATCCGCCGCCTGGTTTCCATCATGGGCGGTCCCGAGGCGGCGCTGACCGCGTCGATGGCGCAACTCGCCGCCGTCCCTTCCGTGGGCGACGCCCTGGCCCGCAAGCTGGCCGCGGGGCTGAAGACGGCGCGTGCCGAGGTCGAGCAGCGATATGAGCATGCGCTCGAGGCCGGCGTGCAGCTGCTGCCGTTCGATCATCCCGATTACCCGCCGCAATTGGCTGGCGACGAGCACGCCCCGGCACTGCTGTACGTGCGTGGATCGGTCGAGGCGCTCCAACGCGCAGGCGTTGGGCTTGTCGGAGCGCGCAAGTGCTCGGCGTATGGCATCGACCAGGCCGGACGTTTCGCCGGCGTCCTGGCCCAGGGCGGCTGGTCGATCGTGTCGGGCGGCGCCCGGGGGATCGACACGGCGGCCCATCACGCGGCGCTTCGATGCGGCGGCGTCACGGTCGCCGTGCTGGGCTGCGGACTCGACCACGCCTACCCGGCCGAGAATGCCGAACTGTTCGAGCAGATCACCGAGCGCGGCGGGGCGGTGGTATCCGAGTTGCCCATGCACTGCCGGCCCGAGGCCAAGAACTTCCCCGCCCGCAACCGCATCATCGCCGGCCTCTCGCGCGGCATTGTCGTGATCGAGGCGGGGGCGAAGAGCGGGGCGCTCATCACCGCCCGGCTGGCGGGTGAGATGGGGCGGGAAGTCATGGCCGTGCCGGGGCGCGTCGACGTGGAATCCAGCCGCGGCTGCCATGCGCTGATCCGCGACGGCGTGACGCTCGTGGCCACGCCCGCCGACGTTGAAGAAGCCCTGGGGTCTCTCCGGGACCGCCAGTACCCCGCTCCCGACCTGTTCGGGGCCTCTTCGGAAGAAGAGGTTGCACCAGAGGGAACCGGGCGCGATCGGACACCGAACAACATGGAAGATCGCGTGCTCGACGCGCTGGCCGAAGCCTTGACGCTCGACCAGCTTTGCGAGCGCGTCGACCTGCCGCCGGAACAGGTCCGTGCGGTGGTGACGCTGCTGGAGATTCGGCGGCGGATCCGCAGGGAAGGTCTCAGGCTTGTTCGGAATCGGTAA
- the ispD gene encoding 2-C-methyl-D-erythritol 4-phosphate cytidylyltransferase has protein sequence MPPPTSLAVLICAAGSGSRFGTSSGSKLDQDMHGKPVLHRAVEPFLSQPGVGSVLVAGPADASQLAAFRERHEAALTPLGVTICPGGKAERYETVAAGLDVLRSRASGEQAVLIHDAARPCASRALVRRVIDALGDAAAVVPAIPVADTLKRGRPTEGNRAFVEETVDRRSLYACQTPQGFTRELISRAYAQHDLQSTDDAQLVERLGEPVTLLPGDPRNLKITRPEDLALARAIWPTLASDA, from the coding sequence ATGCCCCCGCCCACGAGCCTTGCCGTCCTCATCTGCGCCGCCGGCTCGGGCAGCCGCTTCGGCACCAGTTCTGGAAGCAAACTCGACCAGGACATGCACGGCAAGCCGGTGCTCCATCGAGCGGTGGAGCCCTTTCTTTCCCAGCCAGGAGTTGGCTCGGTCCTCGTCGCCGGCCCCGCAGATGCCTCGCAGCTCGCCGCGTTTCGCGAGCGGCACGAGGCCGCCCTGACGCCGCTGGGAGTCACCATCTGCCCCGGCGGCAAGGCCGAACGCTACGAGACCGTCGCCGCGGGGCTCGACGTTCTCCGCTCTCGCGCGTCCGGCGAGCAGGCCGTGCTGATCCACGACGCGGCGCGGCCGTGCGCGTCCCGGGCACTCGTGCGTCGCGTGATCGACGCCTTGGGAGATGCGGCGGCGGTCGTGCCCGCGATTCCAGTAGCCGACACGCTGAAGCGTGGCCGGCCAACCGAAGGTAATCGAGCCTTTGTCGAGGAAACCGTCGATCGCCGAAGCCTCTACGCATGCCAGACGCCCCAGGGCTTCACGAGAGAGCTCATCTCACGGGCGTACGCCCAGCACGACCTGCAGAGCACCGACGACGCGCAGCTCGTCGAACGCCTGGGCGAACCAGTCACGCTCCTACCAGGCGATCCGAGGAACCTGAAGATCACAAGGCCCGAGGATCTCGCGCTGGCACGTGCGATCTGGCCGACGCTGGCGTCGGATGCCTAG
- the fusA gene encoding elongation factor G encodes MAVRNPSTIRNLLLAGHAGAGKTLLVERLLNAAGATNRMGSIEDGNTVTDWTDEAKKHGHSLTSSLAHYERNDTLVSLIDTPGLADFFGQAIAGLPAAGLVGVVVDAAKGIETSTRRIMSVAEQRNIPRMIIVNKIDDAQADLEGLIAKIRETFGNVCVPVNLPAADREGVVDVLGEDTSGDTLFSDVETAHTRIVEQVVEVEDGLMTQYLEGGAASLDRKAVHDAFERALREAHLVPICFVSAKTGAGADALLDLIESQCPSPLETNPRTFEKLDDDGKLIESFEPKPDASQPLLAHVFKVASDPFVGKLGIMKIHQGTLKVKDEVYFGDGRKPVRVNTLFRLQGKDHVDVTEAGPGEIVAVSKIDEIEFNTVVHAHANEHLRLRPLPLPKPMFGLAVALSNHKDESKFGPAIAKLQAEDPCFIMDRVVATKETVLRGLGEMHLRVMLERMKSQYGIEVETHQPKIAYKETVTANAEGHHRHKKQSGGSGEFGEVYLRVAPLNGEAAEHGEHFEFVNATVGGSIPKQFMPAIEKGIRQALTEGAIAGYPMEGVKVEVYDGKYHAVDSKEVAFIKAGKRAFVDACRKAKPALLEPFVEVEVTAPAQYMGDITGDLSTKRGRVQDSMVDGDTCTVRAVAPLGMLQNYANELKSMTHGAGSYVMDYSHDERTPPNVQAEVIAAYDPHADDD; translated from the coding sequence ATGGCTGTTCGCAATCCTTCAACGATCCGCAACCTCCTCCTGGCCGGCCACGCCGGCGCCGGCAAGACCCTGCTCGTCGAGCGACTGCTCAACGCCGCCGGCGCCACCAACCGCATGGGCTCGATCGAAGACGGCAACACCGTCACCGACTGGACCGACGAGGCCAAGAAGCATGGCCACAGCCTGACCAGCAGCCTGGCCCATTACGAACGCAACGACACGCTTGTCTCCCTCATCGATACGCCCGGCCTGGCCGACTTCTTTGGCCAGGCCATCGCCGGCCTGCCCGCCGCGGGCCTGGTGGGCGTGGTCGTCGATGCCGCCAAGGGAATCGAGACCAGCACGCGCCGCATCATGTCCGTCGCCGAGCAGCGCAACATTCCGCGCATGATCATCGTGAACAAGATCGACGACGCACAGGCCGACCTCGAAGGACTGATCGCCAAGATCCGCGAGACCTTCGGCAACGTGTGCGTGCCCGTCAACCTGCCCGCGGCCGACCGCGAGGGCGTCGTCGACGTGCTGGGCGAAGACACCAGCGGCGATACGCTCTTCAGCGACGTCGAGACGGCCCACACCAGGATCGTCGAGCAGGTCGTGGAGGTCGAAGACGGCCTGATGACCCAGTACCTCGAGGGCGGCGCCGCCTCGCTCGACCGCAAGGCCGTGCACGATGCCTTCGAGAGGGCCCTGCGCGAAGCCCACCTGGTGCCCATCTGCTTCGTGAGCGCCAAGACCGGCGCGGGCGCCGATGCCCTGCTGGACCTCATCGAGAGCCAGTGCCCCAGCCCGTTGGAGACCAACCCGCGCACGTTCGAGAAGCTCGACGACGACGGCAAGCTCATCGAGAGCTTCGAGCCCAAGCCCGACGCAAGCCAGCCGCTTCTGGCCCACGTCTTCAAGGTCGCCAGCGACCCGTTCGTGGGCAAGCTGGGCATCATGAAGATCCACCAAGGCACGCTGAAGGTCAAGGACGAGGTGTACTTCGGCGACGGTCGCAAGCCCGTCCGCGTGAACACGCTCTTCCGCCTCCAGGGCAAGGATCACGTAGACGTCACCGAGGCGGGCCCGGGTGAGATCGTCGCCGTCAGCAAGATCGACGAGATCGAGTTCAACACCGTCGTGCACGCCCACGCCAACGAACACCTCCGCCTGCGGCCGCTGCCGCTGCCCAAGCCCATGTTCGGCCTGGCCGTCGCCTTGTCAAACCACAAGGACGAATCCAAGTTCGGCCCCGCCATCGCCAAGTTGCAAGCCGAAGATCCCTGCTTCATCATGGACCGCGTCGTCGCCACCAAGGAGACCGTGCTGCGCGGGCTGGGCGAGATGCACCTGCGCGTCATGCTCGAACGCATGAAGAGCCAGTACGGCATCGAGGTCGAGACCCACCAGCCCAAGATCGCCTACAAGGAAACCGTCACCGCCAACGCCGAGGGCCACCACCGCCACAAGAAGCAGTCGGGCGGCTCAGGTGAGTTCGGCGAGGTCTATCTCCGCGTGGCGCCCCTCAATGGTGAAGCCGCCGAGCACGGCGAGCACTTCGAGTTCGTGAACGCCACCGTGGGCGGCTCCATCCCCAAGCAGTTCATGCCCGCGATCGAGAAGGGCATCCGCCAGGCGCTCACCGAGGGCGCCATCGCCGGATACCCCATGGAAGGCGTGAAGGTCGAGGTCTACGACGGCAAGTACCACGCCGTCGACTCCAAAGAAGTGGCCTTCATCAAGGCCGGAAAGCGCGCCTTCGTCGATGCCTGTCGCAAGGCAAAGCCTGCGCTGCTCGAGCCGTTCGTCGAGGTCGAGGTCACCGCCCCGGCCCAGTACATGGGCGACATCACCGGCGACCTGTCGACCAAGCGCGGCCGAGTGCAGGACTCCATGGTCGACGGCGATACCTGCACCGTTCGCGCCGTGGCGCCCCTGGGCATGCTCCAGAACTACGCCAACGAACTCAAGAGCATGACCCACGGCGCTGGCAGCTACGTCATGGACTACAGCCACGACGAACGTACGCCGCCGAACGTCCAGGCCGAAGTCATCGCGGCGTATGACCCCCACGCCGACGACGACTGA
- the lexA gene encoding transcriptional repressor LexA — MNLTPKQLRILRLIRDWRIRRGYSPTMQELADEIGVSKVTVFEHVEALIKKGALVREPNRARSLSIAEGVSVPDESRPFRYPLVGKIAAGYPIEKVADSDEIDLQQLVGNPSDSSRSMFALKVDGDSMRDEGILDGDYVLIERSPTAHNGDRVVALLPDGATTLKTFYRESDHIRLQPANPDFEPIRVKHCEVQGVVRGVIRRY; from the coding sequence ATGAACCTGACACCCAAGCAGCTTCGCATTCTTCGGCTCATCCGCGACTGGCGGATCCGCCGAGGCTATTCGCCAACGATGCAGGAACTCGCCGACGAAATCGGCGTCAGCAAGGTGACCGTATTCGAGCACGTCGAGGCGCTCATCAAGAAGGGCGCTCTGGTGCGCGAGCCCAACAGGGCACGCTCTTTGTCGATTGCTGAGGGCGTCTCGGTTCCCGACGAGTCCCGGCCGTTCCGCTATCCGCTGGTCGGCAAGATCGCCGCGGGCTACCCGATCGAGAAGGTCGCCGACAGCGACGAGATCGACCTGCAACAACTCGTGGGTAATCCCTCGGACTCCAGCCGTTCCATGTTCGCTCTCAAGGTCGACGGCGATTCGATGCGCGACGAGGGCATTCTCGACGGCGACTACGTGCTGATCGAGCGCAGCCCCACAGCCCACAACGGTGATCGCGTCGTGGCTCTGCTGCCCGATGGCGCCACCACGCTCAAGACGTTCTACCGGGAATCCGATCACATCCGCCTGCAGCCAGCGAACCCCGACTTCGAGCCCATCCGCGTCAAGCACTGCGAAGTGCAGGGCGTGGTGCGCGGCGTCATCCGTCGGTATTGA
- the gltX gene encoding glutamate--tRNA ligase translates to MSDAHADVSAANGQPAPVHGVYTRFAPSPTGHLHVGGARTALFCWAFAKGHDGTFLLRVEDTDQKRSSEAAVAGILEDLAWLGIAWQEGPAFEGLGGDLRGVGPFFQAERVDQYNAALAELLERGRAYPAFETAEELEAKRKAAQDANQTYRYDRAALEIPEEERMSRMMAGEPHVVRFMAPDHDVVVADSVLGEVRFAAGELDDFVIRKADGFPTYHFAVVVDDEAMGVSHVLRGQEHLQNTPRHVALQQALGYRTPVYAHLPLIFNPDNSKMSKRDKDKAVRAFCKEQKIDAAPEGTLDDASFKAWMGDKRAQLPTDDLMRLAGVIGFTPPEIDVEDFRRSGYLPHVLCNYLALLGWNPGEKNEDGTDVERFTMGYLVEKFDLHRIGKSASKFDREKLMAFNADEIQNRMSDEQFADAWRTWLERYDQATLEALGDKLTMAAAAARQRTRVLREAAGVVAFALRDDFGYDEKAVNKVLLKNDGEGLAVLRELAPVLEAVEPFEAEAIEAAIKQWCEGKGLGMGKAAQPLRVAMTGGTVSPGLGQTLELVGKAQAFARIERCVSAHAVNS, encoded by the coding sequence ATGAGCGACGCACACGCAGACGTATCGGCCGCCAACGGCCAGCCCGCCCCGGTCCATGGGGTGTACACGCGGTTCGCACCCTCGCCCACGGGGCACCTGCACGTGGGGGGAGCGCGAACCGCGTTGTTCTGTTGGGCCTTTGCCAAGGGCCACGACGGCACGTTCCTGTTGCGGGTGGAAGACACCGACCAGAAGCGATCCAGCGAGGCGGCGGTTGCCGGCATCCTCGAAGACCTGGCCTGGCTGGGCATCGCGTGGCAGGAAGGGCCCGCGTTTGAAGGGCTGGGCGGCGACCTTAGGGGCGTGGGGCCGTTCTTCCAGGCCGAGCGCGTGGACCAGTACAACGCGGCGCTGGCCGAGTTGCTCGAGCGGGGGCGGGCGTACCCGGCCTTCGAGACGGCCGAGGAACTCGAGGCCAAGCGCAAGGCGGCCCAAGACGCCAATCAGACGTATCGCTACGACCGGGCGGCGCTCGAGATTCCCGAAGAGGAACGCATGAGCCGGATGATGGCGGGCGAGCCGCACGTGGTGCGGTTCATGGCGCCCGACCATGACGTGGTGGTGGCCGACTCGGTGCTGGGCGAGGTTCGCTTTGCCGCGGGCGAGTTGGACGACTTCGTGATCCGCAAGGCCGACGGCTTCCCGACGTACCACTTCGCGGTGGTGGTCGACGACGAGGCCATGGGCGTCAGCCACGTGTTGCGTGGCCAGGAACACCTGCAGAACACGCCACGGCACGTGGCGCTACAGCAGGCGCTGGGCTATCGCACGCCGGTGTACGCGCACCTGCCGCTGATCTTCAACCCCGACAACAGCAAGATGAGCAAGCGGGACAAGGACAAGGCCGTCCGGGCGTTCTGTAAGGAACAGAAGATCGATGCGGCGCCCGAGGGCACGCTCGACGACGCGAGCTTCAAGGCGTGGATGGGCGACAAGCGGGCGCAGTTGCCGACCGATGACCTGATGCGGCTGGCCGGCGTCATCGGCTTCACGCCGCCGGAGATCGACGTGGAGGACTTCCGGCGCAGCGGGTACCTGCCGCACGTCCTGTGCAACTACCTTGCGCTGCTGGGCTGGAACCCGGGCGAGAAGAACGAGGACGGCACCGACGTCGAGCGATTCACGATGGGGTACCTGGTCGAGAAGTTCGACCTGCACCGCATCGGCAAGAGCGCGAGCAAGTTCGACCGCGAGAAGCTCATGGCCTTCAACGCCGACGAGATCCAGAACCGCATGAGCGACGAACAGTTCGCCGATGCGTGGCGGACCTGGCTGGAGCGGTACGACCAGGCGACGCTTGAGGCCCTGGGCGACAAGCTGACGATGGCGGCTGCCGCTGCGAGGCAGCGGACCCGGGTGCTGCGTGAGGCGGCGGGCGTGGTAGCGTTCGCGCTGCGGGACGACTTCGGGTACGACGAGAAGGCCGTCAACAAGGTGCTGCTGAAGAACGACGGCGAGGGACTGGCGGTGCTGCGTGAGTTGGCGCCGGTGCTCGAAGCGGTCGAGCCGTTCGAGGCCGAGGCGATCGAGGCGGCCATCAAGCAGTGGTGCGAGGGCAAGGGCCTTGGCATGGGCAAGGCGGCCCAACCGCTGCGCGTGGCGATGACGGGCGGGACGGTGAGCCCGGGGCTTGGGCAGACGCTGGAGCTTGTGGGCAAGGCGCAGGCGTTCGCTCGCATCGAGCGGTGCGTGTCGGCCCATGCTGTCAATAGCTAG
- a CDS encoding SpoIID/LytB domain-containing protein, with the protein MFQPIRTAGVRAWAGLFGPAGLARAHLAHPGSGTMAVLLATGLIVSLVAASCQWPQRTRTVLGPTDGTWEVSSVWIGQEPTIRVRIAEPTREILVAGARLVLARDATGGVKIYRTPLLARASAGTLEFQEPGGATHRLSGDVTLESADPREAGYASPGTLAWFKDAPTIAVQGVPYAGSVTLSASAAGVQAVNEIELERYVAAVASRELYPSWDLAAYEAQCIAARSYALQSMELAERRGRAWQVESGTIDQAYPGHTEHEQSIRAAINTRGRVLAYGGGVLRAYYSSTSGGRSGSAADTWPTGPGYEYNLVPPLQAGVGGVAIHASEASRFHRWQVVRSTDDVTRRLRAWGERAGHSLKNARAVTNIEVARTNRVGRPAQYRVGERNGVSHVLSAEQLRIALNADAKGLEDVGGEERVRSGDFEVTAAGSRFVIRGRGFGHGVGMCQFSAQALAQRGWNAERILLNFYPGAEIERAY; encoded by the coding sequence ATGTTCCAGCCCATTCGCACAGCCGGGGTCAGGGCCTGGGCCGGCCTCTTCGGCCCGGCCGGCCTGGCGCGAGCCCACCTCGCCCATCCGGGCTCGGGAACGATGGCGGTGCTGCTTGCCACGGGCCTGATCGTGAGCCTCGTGGCGGCCAGTTGCCAGTGGCCGCAGCGCACGCGCACCGTGCTGGGCCCGACCGATGGCACTTGGGAAGTCTCCAGCGTCTGGATCGGCCAGGAGCCGACGATCCGGGTGCGCATCGCCGAACCGACGCGCGAGATCCTCGTCGCGGGGGCGCGCCTCGTGCTCGCGCGCGACGCGACGGGCGGGGTCAAGATCTATCGAACTCCCCTGCTGGCCCGCGCCTCGGCCGGCACGCTCGAGTTCCAGGAACCCGGCGGCGCCACGCACCGGCTGTCCGGGGACGTGACGCTCGAGTCGGCCGACCCGCGCGAGGCGGGTTACGCAAGCCCGGGCACGCTTGCCTGGTTCAAGGACGCACCGACCATTGCCGTGCAAGGCGTGCCATACGCCGGCTCGGTCACGCTCAGCGCGTCGGCGGCGGGCGTGCAGGCGGTGAACGAGATCGAGCTGGAGCGGTACGTCGCGGCGGTCGCCTCGCGCGAGCTCTATCCGTCGTGGGACCTGGCCGCCTACGAAGCCCAGTGCATCGCCGCACGCTCTTATGCGTTGCAGTCGATGGAACTGGCCGAGCGGCGCGGCCGCGCGTGGCAGGTCGAGAGCGGCACGATCGACCAGGCCTACCCCGGGCACACCGAGCACGAGCAGAGCATTAGGGCGGCGATCAACACCCGCGGCCGGGTGCTGGCCTACGGCGGGGGCGTGCTGCGTGCCTATTACAGCAGCACCAGCGGCGGGCGCAGCGGCTCGGCGGCCGATACCTGGCCGACCGGCCCGGGCTATGAATACAACCTGGTGCCGCCGCTGCAAGCTGGCGTGGGCGGCGTGGCTATCCACGCCAGCGAGGCGTCGCGCTTTCACCGCTGGCAGGTCGTGCGCAGCACCGACGACGTGACCAGGCGGCTGCGCGCATGGGGGGAGCGTGCCGGCCACTCGCTCAAGAACGCCCGCGCGGTGACCAACATCGAGGTCGCGCGCACCAACCGCGTCGGCCGACCAGCCCAGTATCGCGTGGGCGAGCGCAACGGCGTGTCGCACGTGCTCAGCGCCGAGCAGCTCCGCATCGCCCTGAACGCCGACGCCAAAGGGCTCGAGGACGTCGGCGGCGAAGAGCGCGTGCGCAGCGGCGACTTCGAGGTCACCGCCGCCGGCTCGCGCTTCGTGATCCGCGGCCGCGGCTTCGGCCACGGCGTGGGCATGTGCCAGTTCAGCGCGCAGGCCCTGGCCCAGCGCGGGTGGAACGCCGAGCGCATCCTGCTGAACTTCTATCCGGGTGCGGAGATCGAAAGGGCGTACTGA